One stretch of Segatella copri DNA includes these proteins:
- a CDS encoding ADP-ribosyltransferase, which yields MSKKLTSKQQKEQLNNLFAVYNKRLGRLYSDYVKKLTSLGYGEDVLEDDVLFNFDNFPQLKARLNDIFNDYYQNSLLCYKSGITDGVALAYNHDEMVIGGYSVLTDKAIRVARDTAAATFISNRLKTKNGLNLAQIIWNYCQQTKSEFEMAMSDTIADGIKKGSSAEEVGKSIRKYLNDPDMMYRRYHTIKVQKNGKKKDVVTWRRRRIIDGKVRFIEEPLEKVGMGVYRSARKNALRVARTEINSAYHKARNERWQNEPFVIGQYIHVSPQHNIDDICNDLEGRYPKDYVWISWHPQCICTSDPITIQGEEKKEFYKRLMAGEDMSNYVSPFAVLTMPEKYNQYIKDNSEAIVKAGMKGKLAWHLQDNTKYWVHLLSPSDRKKLGLKAVSSKELILAKAKERHALRTKEQIDKIQSRWDKHRRDYYNGLVHNLLGSKSVTDIKSQDLFERYYAIRYAIKDKKSASEIAFLFDRFKRGYQTKLAWTDRKVAMNVMKVAANYGETDVSSVLSALKSANYTLARKEAKTLANAISAIKKDELSLSALIPDVNKWHKQFTSQELHGVYDAVEAKLAQWQSLTLEKQASKLQFEAVDFLGGNMHGVQQKYATWKVSQAAYLKKLDEVNTAIDWVNINKAYADVKGYKTQSKIYHKLIYDLEHAMLAKDKTLAEQLLYEAKQKKETLINAKAKRNAKNVVFDTDRFSQSRKDAAVWDKGNGAKADKTLVDVASKQWIAATEKEKDFTYEYTHHYCDVNEPLQGRKYDNYQTKERFIEKVNNITSYIEKNELPTDMWFTRGDDGMKVIESRIKFAGGSMPKNLQDLVGMEMQEGGFMSTGSRKGKGFNTRSVIMNIYAPKGTKAAYVEPFSAFGCGDKRSWDGVSRFSTYSSEHETLFQRGTRMRITKVYEEGGKTYIDCEVIGQEIRDLSYVKDSNIGY from the coding sequence ATGTCAAAGAAGCTCACATCAAAACAGCAGAAAGAACAACTGAATAATCTGTTCGCCGTTTATAACAAGCGGTTGGGCAGATTATACAGCGATTATGTCAAGAAGCTCACCTCTCTTGGCTATGGAGAAGATGTGCTCGAAGATGATGTGCTTTTCAACTTTGATAACTTTCCGCAGTTAAAGGCTCGTTTGAACGACATCTTTAATGATTACTATCAGAATAGCCTTCTTTGTTATAAGAGCGGTATCACCGATGGCGTTGCGTTGGCGTATAACCACGATGAAATGGTTATAGGCGGTTATTCCGTGCTTACTGATAAAGCTATAAGGGTCGCACGAGATACCGCCGCAGCCACGTTTATTTCAAATCGCTTGAAAACAAAGAACGGATTGAATCTCGCTCAGATTATTTGGAACTACTGCCAACAGACAAAGAGTGAATTTGAAATGGCTATGAGTGATACCATTGCGGACGGAATCAAAAAAGGCTCATCAGCAGAGGAAGTAGGCAAGAGCATACGAAAGTATCTCAACGACCCAGATATGATGTATCGCCGTTATCATACTATCAAGGTTCAGAAGAACGGAAAGAAGAAAGATGTGGTGACTTGGCGCAGACGTAGAATCATAGACGGCAAGGTGCGCTTTATTGAAGAGCCATTGGAGAAGGTAGGCATGGGTGTTTACCGCTCGGCGAGAAAGAACGCTCTCAGAGTAGCAAGAACGGAGATAAATTCCGCATATCACAAGGCAAGAAATGAACGATGGCAGAACGAACCATTCGTTATCGGTCAGTATATTCACGTATCACCACAGCATAATATTGATGATATATGCAACGACCTTGAAGGTCGCTACCCGAAAGATTACGTATGGATTTCTTGGCATCCTCAATGTATCTGCACCTCAGACCCTATCACTATACAAGGCGAGGAGAAGAAGGAGTTTTATAAACGCTTGATGGCTGGCGAGGATATGAGTAACTACGTCTCCCCTTTTGCCGTGCTCACTATGCCAGAAAAGTACAATCAATACATCAAGGATAACTCCGAAGCTATCGTGAAGGCAGGAATGAAGGGTAAATTGGCTTGGCATTTACAAGACAACACAAAGTATTGGGTACATCTTTTAAGCCCGTCAGACCGCAAGAAATTGGGGTTAAAGGCGGTTTCTTCTAAGGAGCTTATACTTGCGAAGGCAAAGGAACGCCACGCCCTTAGAACTAAGGAGCAGATAGATAAAATACAGAGCCGATGGGATAAGCATAGACGTGACTATTACAATGGCTTGGTTCATAATCTGCTCGGTAGTAAATCTGTTACGGATATAAAGAGCCAAGACCTCTTTGAACGGTACTATGCTATCCGTTATGCTATCAAGGACAAAAAGAGTGCTTCAGAGATAGCTTTTTTGTTTGATAGATTCAAGCGAGGTTATCAGACTAAACTTGCATGGACTGACCGCAAGGTTGCGATGAATGTTATGAAGGTGGCTGCTAATTACGGAGAAACCGATGTTTCTTCCGTTCTAAGCGCATTAAAGTCTGCTAACTATACATTAGCAAGGAAAGAAGCAAAAACGCTCGCAAACGCCATTTCTGCTATTAAAAAGGATGAACTATCACTTTCCGCTCTCATCCCTGATGTCAATAAGTGGCATAAGCAGTTCACGTCACAGGAATTGCACGGAGTATATGATGCCGTAGAAGCGAAGTTGGCTCAATGGCAAAGCTTGACGCTTGAAAAGCAAGCTAGCAAATTGCAATTTGAGGCAGTTGATTTCCTTGGTGGAAATATGCACGGGGTTCAGCAGAAGTATGCTACATGGAAGGTATCGCAAGCGGCATATCTCAAAAAGCTTGATGAGGTAAATACGGCGATTGATTGGGTAAATATCAATAAAGCTTATGCTGACGTAAAAGGTTATAAGACACAGAGCAAGATATATCATAAGCTTATCTATGACCTTGAACACGCTATGCTCGCAAAGGATAAGACCCTTGCTGAGCAGTTGCTTTATGAAGCTAAGCAAAAGAAAGAAACGCTTATTAATGCGAAAGCAAAACGAAATGCGAAGAATGTTGTATTTGATACAGACCGATTCTCTCAATCAAGGAAAGATGCCGCAGTATGGGATAAGGGTAATGGTGCAAAAGCTGATAAAACCCTCGTAGATGTTGCATCCAAACAATGGATAGCAGCAACAGAAAAAGAAAAAGATTTCACATACGAATACACTCATCATTATTGCGATGTAAATGAACCATTACAAGGAAGAAAATATGATAATTACCAAACGAAGGAAAGGTTCATAGAGAAGGTTAATAATATAACAAGCTATATAGAAAAGAACGAACTTCCTACCGATATGTGGTTTACAAGAGGTGATGATGGAATGAAAGTTATTGAATCACGAATTAAGTTTGCTGGCGGTTCTATGCCAAAAAACCTTCAAGACCTTGTTGGAATGGAAATGCAAGAAGGTGGTTTTATGTCAACTGGTAGCCGAAAAGGAAAAGGCTTCAATACTCGAAGTGTTATCATGAACATATATGCACCAAAAGGAACAAAGGCTGCTTACGTAGAACCTTTCTCTGCTTTCGGTTGTGGTGATAAAAGAAGTTGGGATGGAGTAAGCCGTTTCTCTACGTATAGTTCCGAGCACGAAACACTCTTTCAGAGAGGAACACGAATGCGAATAACAAAGGTTTATGAAGAAGGTGGAAAGACCTACATAGACTGCGAGGTTATAGGGCAAGAAATAAGAGATTTATCTTATGTAAAGGATAGCAATATCGGATATTAA